A genomic window from Bdellovibrio sp. SKB1291214 includes:
- a CDS encoding HAMP domain-containing methyl-accepting chemotaxis protein, which yields MFSARWFKGIRGKLLLLVTIPFAVIAVLYYEAGQGISALQKSLNQANLVRGPSINYTGKMAKESESLQRYVLNAVTAKSEEDTHTEITKALGSIEAFDKAMEEYEKIPHGGATAAIFGDIIKLWSQAKPTAQVAVEKLRTGNKVQAHDVLENQYRPVATEMSKKLQELSDLRLKLMLDDSNTDAALIAQTEQIVDWVGVIGLVVSVAFSAWVIHNLNSQLSAAVNALSENSSNILHASKQLYATSEQVAEGSTESAASIEETVASLEEVNSMVKVNSESGQKAAQFAEEAVRQAERGQAEIEKLIHAMAEIEGSSKQIQDIIKMIDDIAFQTNILSLNATIEAARAGEQGRGFSAVAEAVRKLSQDSVAAAQNIADLIHKSSEKIQTGSRSAYESSQVFKDINHTIHKVAQMSQEVSQASNEQALGVDQINKAMNQLDTSTQVNSAASEEVAVSAQELSSQAVGLQNVVATLEQILDGRRHEVHSDAPVSLKKSLTLARPILVKAS from the coding sequence ACTTTACTACGAGGCTGGCCAAGGAATTTCGGCCCTTCAAAAAAGTCTGAATCAAGCAAATCTGGTTCGTGGTCCCTCGATCAACTACACGGGGAAAATGGCCAAAGAATCTGAATCACTGCAACGCTACGTTTTAAATGCAGTGACTGCAAAGTCAGAAGAAGATACTCACACGGAAATCACCAAGGCCCTTGGATCTATCGAAGCCTTCGATAAAGCAATGGAGGAATACGAAAAGATTCCTCATGGGGGAGCGACCGCAGCCATTTTTGGTGACATTATAAAGCTTTGGTCTCAAGCGAAACCGACCGCTCAGGTTGCCGTCGAAAAGCTTAGAACCGGAAATAAAGTTCAAGCCCACGATGTTTTAGAAAATCAATACCGTCCCGTGGCGACAGAGATGTCAAAAAAATTGCAGGAGCTGTCAGATCTTCGTCTGAAACTGATGCTGGATGATTCCAATACCGATGCAGCACTTATTGCACAAACAGAACAGATCGTTGATTGGGTCGGTGTCATTGGCCTTGTTGTTTCTGTGGCATTTTCAGCATGGGTTATTCATAATTTGAACAGTCAGCTAAGTGCAGCCGTCAACGCGTTGTCTGAAAACTCATCTAACATTCTTCACGCAAGTAAGCAGCTTTACGCGACCAGTGAGCAGGTGGCTGAGGGCTCCACAGAATCTGCGGCTTCGATCGAAGAAACGGTGGCTTCTCTTGAAGAAGTGAACTCTATGGTCAAAGTAAATTCTGAAAGTGGTCAGAAAGCTGCGCAATTCGCTGAGGAGGCTGTCCGTCAAGCCGAACGCGGACAGGCAGAAATTGAAAAATTGATTCATGCCATGGCTGAAATCGAAGGTTCTTCAAAACAGATTCAGGATATTATCAAGATGATCGATGATATCGCATTTCAAACCAACATTTTATCTTTGAATGCAACAATCGAGGCGGCTCGCGCTGGCGAGCAAGGGCGAGGGTTCTCAGCTGTGGCAGAGGCTGTGCGTAAGCTTTCTCAAGACAGTGTCGCTGCCGCTCAAAATATTGCAGATTTGATTCATAAAAGCTCCGAGAAAATTCAAACGGGCTCTCGCTCCGCTTATGAAAGCAGTCAGGTTTTCAAAGATATTAACCACACAATTCACAAGGTCGCGCAAATGAGCCAGGAAGTTTCTCAAGCAAGCAACGAGCAAGCTCTGGGGGTTGATCAGATTAATAAAGCGATGAACCAGCTGGACACATCTACTCAGGTGAACTCAGCTGCTTCAGAAGAGGTCGCAGTCTCGGCGCAAGAACTTTCAAGCCAGGCCGTGGGTCTACAAAATGTGGTGGCGACTCTTGAGCAGATTCTTGATGGTCGACGTCATGAGGTTCATTCTGATGCTCCCGTGTCGTTGAAAAAATCATTAACGCTTGCGAGACCTATCCTAGTAAAAGCTTCCTAA
- a CDS encoding bifunctional 2-methylcitrate synthase/citrate synthase — MAEYINPDYVPEPEKMNVKKGLDGVVMDTSSVSKVNPHTNSLIYRGYPVQDLAENCSFEEVAYLMYNGELPNKAQLAEFTKKERANRDITATLLNVIKSLPQKCHPMDSIRTAVSFMGAEDARIWDSSPATNMDKAMMLLAKIPTAVAADYRFKKGLDFIPPKADLSIAENFFHMCFGKVPQKEVVKAFDVSLILYAEHSFNASTFTARVVTSTQSDIYSATVAGIGALKGPLHGGANEMVMHMMKEIADPAKAEQWMIDALAQKKKVMGFGHRVYRSGDSRVPTMKKYAQVMADVTGEQKWMQMYTALEKVMVDKKKIYPNLDFPAGPAYYMMGFEIDFFTPIFVMARTTGWSAHIMEQAADNRIIRPLSEYVGAEQRKVVPLSERN, encoded by the coding sequence ATGGCTGAATATATCAATCCAGATTACGTTCCAGAACCAGAGAAAATGAACGTAAAAAAAGGTCTTGATGGCGTGGTAATGGATACATCTTCTGTATCTAAAGTGAACCCACACACAAACTCTTTGATCTACCGCGGTTACCCAGTTCAAGACTTGGCTGAAAACTGCTCTTTCGAAGAAGTCGCGTACCTTATGTACAATGGCGAGTTGCCAAACAAAGCTCAACTTGCAGAGTTCACTAAAAAAGAACGCGCAAACCGCGACATCACTGCGACTTTGTTGAACGTGATTAAATCACTTCCACAAAAATGCCATCCTATGGATTCTATCCGTACGGCAGTGTCTTTCATGGGTGCTGAAGACGCTCGTATCTGGGATTCATCTCCAGCGACGAACATGGACAAAGCAATGATGTTGTTGGCGAAAATCCCAACAGCGGTTGCTGCTGATTACCGTTTCAAAAAAGGTTTGGATTTTATTCCTCCAAAAGCTGATTTGAGCATCGCTGAAAACTTCTTCCACATGTGCTTTGGTAAAGTACCTCAAAAAGAAGTTGTTAAAGCATTCGACGTTTCTTTGATCCTTTACGCTGAACACAGCTTCAATGCTTCTACATTCACAGCACGTGTTGTGACTTCAACTCAATCTGATATCTACTCTGCAACCGTTGCGGGTATCGGCGCGTTGAAAGGTCCTTTGCACGGTGGTGCGAATGAAATGGTTATGCATATGATGAAAGAAATCGCTGACCCTGCAAAAGCAGAACAGTGGATGATCGATGCATTGGCACAAAAGAAAAAAGTCATGGGCTTCGGTCACCGCGTTTACCGCTCTGGTGACTCTCGCGTTCCAACGATGAAAAAGTACGCGCAAGTTATGGCTGACGTAACTGGCGAGCAAAAATGGATGCAAATGTACACGGCTTTGGAAAAAGTTATGGTTGATAAGAAAAAGATCTACCCTAACTTGGACTTCCCAGCAGGTCCTGCATACTACATGATGGGCTTCGAGATCGACTTCTTCACTCCGATCTTCGTTATGGCTCGTACAACAGGTTGGTCTGCTCACATCATGGAGCAAGCTGCTGACAACCGCATCATCCGTCCTTTGTCTGAGTACGTAGGTGCAGAACAACGCAAAGTTGTTCCTTTGTCAGAAAGAAACTAA
- a CDS encoding twin-arginine translocation signal domain-containing protein, whose protein sequence is MCDQAPKFNGMQRRQLLKALLGTGATMMLAGCNTQGFSPVTSSSSDSDDSSGTTGGSCVQSANETNGPFPADGSNTAGDGTSAKLDKVYTGSPIIRRDISESIAGVPLTLNISLQNVNNSCSTIPNYYIYIWHCTPTGQYSAYTASNNGGSHSSSETYFRGIQQTDSNGEVTFTTIYPGWYSGRAIHIHAEVYAGLDDAYPIKITQFAFPMSINKVVAAQTSYGYKGTSGMMDNTADGIFSDGTSTEMLTVASNSSTGGYTASIAVRVAV, encoded by the coding sequence ATGTGCGATCAAGCACCGAAATTCAATGGAATGCAAAGACGCCAGTTACTAAAAGCCTTATTGGGAACTGGCGCGACAATGATGCTTGCAGGATGCAATACGCAAGGCTTTTCGCCGGTCACTTCCTCATCCTCTGACAGTGATGATTCATCGGGCACAACCGGCGGTTCGTGCGTGCAAAGCGCGAATGAAACAAATGGCCCCTTCCCTGCGGATGGTTCCAACACAGCTGGCGACGGCACTTCGGCGAAGCTTGATAAAGTCTATACCGGCTCGCCCATCATCCGCCGTGATATTTCTGAAAGTATCGCGGGTGTTCCGCTGACTTTGAATATTTCTTTGCAAAACGTAAACAACAGCTGTTCAACGATTCCAAATTATTACATCTATATCTGGCACTGCACGCCGACGGGTCAGTACTCTGCTTACACGGCCTCGAACAACGGTGGCTCGCATTCAAGTTCTGAAACTTACTTTCGCGGAATTCAGCAGACTGATTCCAATGGCGAGGTGACATTCACTACTATTTATCCAGGTTGGTACTCAGGACGCGCAATTCATATTCATGCAGAGGTGTATGCCGGTCTTGATGATGCCTACCCCATCAAAATCACTCAGTTCGCTTTTCCAATGAGTATTAATAAAGTCGTGGCTGCGCAGACTAGTTATGGCTACAAAGGCACGTCCGGCATGATGGACAATACCGCCGACGGTATTTTCAGTGACGGAACAAGTACTGAAATGCTGACCGTCGCTTCCAACTCGTCAACCGGTGGTTACACTGCCTCAATTGCAGTCAGAGTTGCCGTTTAA
- a CDS encoding OmpA/MotB family protein, producing the protein MGLRKNNLKAVPKPEEQKPLHERYPELNDDHDSQPPTIIKKEEGEGPWIVSYADLMTLLMGFFAMMYSMSKPDVAKLEQAKKANTERFGGHYEEPYKALENALKKTVKANGIEKQVQIESGYDGVIMTFTGTTFFESGDFHVKDEAVNIVSKLAATIKTQAKGYNIRIEGHTDSAPISHPIIASNWELSGIRAARIAQLFETQGFGKKQLTVTGWGETKPVVPNENTDGTPNLENRSKNRRVVIKVFKEQGEQ; encoded by the coding sequence ATGGGTTTGCGCAAGAACAATCTTAAAGCGGTGCCGAAGCCGGAGGAGCAAAAGCCTCTTCACGAGCGTTATCCGGAGCTCAATGATGATCATGACTCCCAACCGCCTACTATCATCAAAAAGGAAGAGGGCGAAGGTCCTTGGATTGTCAGCTATGCTGACTTGATGACGTTGCTGATGGGTTTCTTTGCGATGATGTACTCAATGTCTAAACCTGACGTTGCGAAACTCGAACAAGCGAAAAAAGCCAACACGGAAAGATTCGGTGGCCATTACGAAGAGCCATATAAAGCTTTAGAAAATGCCTTGAAGAAAACCGTGAAAGCAAACGGCATCGAAAAACAGGTGCAAATCGAATCTGGTTATGACGGTGTCATCATGACGTTCACAGGTACAACATTCTTTGAAAGTGGCGACTTCCATGTCAAAGATGAAGCTGTGAATATCGTCAGCAAATTGGCAGCCACGATAAAAACGCAAGCCAAGGGATACAACATCCGTATCGAAGGACACACTGACAGTGCTCCGATCTCCCACCCGATCATTGCATCGAACTGGGAGCTTTCAGGTATCCGCGCCGCTCGCATTGCACAACTTTTTGAAACCCAAGGATTTGGCAAAAAACAACTGACCGTGACTGGTTGGGGTGAAACCAAACCGGTCGTTCCCAACGAAAACACCGATGGAACACCGAACCTAGAAAACAGGTCAAAAAACCGACGTGTGGTAATTAAAGTCTTTAAAGAACAAGGTGAACAATAA
- a CDS encoding motility protein A produces MNLSALLGLLMAFSVMIGAMVTSTDKAKIFLDTHAFVIVIGGTIAASLLSFSAKKLLSLMKVFFKRTLGKNDDINVAIVEMVDLAKGYRENENYLRDKHAGIKTPFLKEAIGMLNEGAIDSDQMDKILNKRAHNMAHRHEEDAEIFKALAKFPPAFGLLGAVIGIISLMANMGGADAAQKMGPSFAIALVATMYGIAVANFIFLPLGENLAKANRMDQIIRQMVIDGFKLIRDKKHPIVVEESIKSYLLPSERGESANKKAA; encoded by the coding sequence ATGAATTTATCAGCACTATTAGGTCTTTTGATGGCCTTTTCAGTTATGATCGGAGCGATGGTAACATCGACTGATAAAGCTAAGATCTTCCTCGATACGCACGCTTTCGTGATCGTTATCGGCGGTACGATCGCGGCAAGTTTACTAAGCTTCTCCGCTAAAAAACTCCTTTCTTTGATGAAAGTGTTTTTTAAAAGAACTCTTGGTAAAAACGATGACATCAACGTGGCAATCGTTGAGATGGTTGACCTTGCTAAAGGTTACCGTGAAAACGAAAACTATCTTCGTGATAAACACGCTGGCATCAAAACTCCTTTCTTGAAGGAAGCCATCGGGATGTTGAACGAAGGTGCCATTGATTCCGATCAAATGGATAAAATTTTAAACAAACGCGCGCACAACATGGCTCACCGTCACGAGGAAGATGCCGAGATCTTTAAAGCTCTTGCCAAGTTTCCTCCTGCCTTCGGTCTTTTGGGTGCGGTTATCGGTATCATCTCTTTGATGGCTAACATGGGTGGCGCGGATGCGGCTCAGAAAATGGGTCCTTCATTTGCCATCGCCCTTGTTGCAACGATGTACGGTATCGCGGTTGCGAACTTTATCTTTTTGCCTCTGGGTGAAAACTTAGCCAAAGCAAATCGTATGGATCAGATCATCCGTCAAATGGTGATTGATGGATTCAAACTGATTCGCGATAAAAAGCATCCTATCGTTGTTGAAGAAAGCATTAAGAGTTACCTGCTTCCTAGCGAACGTGGTGAATCTGCGAATAAGAAAGCGGCTTAA
- a CDS encoding tetratricopeptide repeat protein: MKLNWMLIIATLFLGACSSKLVVQSEPSKADVFISVTGKSDRIKVGETPLELTEVQIAETLKLSPESSNWVEFTFEKKDHEKKMIMLPSNRWGELTRIVKVQIKPTDEASTTATKILKYFFNAKKFVETRQFEAAHQEVDKVLAIDSQNSQAMTMKAGIYYLQSNIDEARKLYKKALEIDPGSSDAIKMLEKIQRDQGGTIE, from the coding sequence ATGAAATTGAATTGGATGCTTATCATTGCAACTTTGTTTTTGGGCGCTTGCTCATCAAAACTAGTTGTACAAAGTGAGCCTTCGAAAGCAGACGTGTTCATTTCCGTAACAGGAAAATCTGATCGCATCAAAGTTGGAGAAACTCCTCTAGAATTGACGGAAGTGCAAATCGCCGAAACTTTGAAACTAAGTCCCGAGTCATCGAATTGGGTTGAGTTCACGTTTGAAAAGAAAGACCACGAAAAGAAAATGATCATGCTGCCTTCCAACCGTTGGGGTGAGCTGACTCGTATCGTGAAAGTTCAAATCAAACCCACAGACGAAGCATCCACGACCGCGACTAAAATTTTAAAATATTTCTTTAATGCGAAAAAGTTCGTGGAAACTCGTCAGTTTGAAGCGGCTCACCAAGAAGTTGATAAAGTTCTTGCGATTGACAGCCAAAACTCTCAAGCGATGACTATGAAAGCCGGTATCTATTACCTACAAAGCAATATTGATGAAGCTCGCAAGCTTTATAAAAAGGCTTTGGAAATCGATCCAGGTTCAAGCGACGCGATTAAGATGCTTGAAAAGATCCAACGTGACCAAGGAGGGACAATCGAATGA
- a CDS encoding PP2C family protein-serine/threonine phosphatase yields the protein MSFRIKLLLGMVLLPTICLLVFLSLSVVTFVDDKKAFVYEWNQLQSRYIASQIDLNITRMKNDPQEALFVAHVDSSFNNVLDVAGRVEKSQATRIIKTYAAAMCSGLRSITWIEIEGRMVYTYCHKVKNNYELFAFDRSRLEVYFAERGISENILVGYDGYVIAGPPGFPIGRELKSIVGDGVNEIFDNNFEKGRIEIKDKRDKETYLLNFYRIPNESLLIVSLTARSAPERAAYFFVYRGIIFAGALMIITIMAALFASGALIRSVVRLRNAMQNFGAGQMDVHLETGSKDEVGQLAGLFNDMVTHIKQLMSVHEEKARIDAEMNLASDLQRKFFPLDIYSNSRYQFAGFYEPASQCGGDWWTYVETEDQFVVVICDVTGHGLQSALITSAACAVVASFKDDLQSPSKLMEAMNRAVFETSRGALNMTCLIAAFNKRDNRMTYCNASHEPTYFCTPRDGMKRTDINVFESVNGPRLGESLDATFTETSISFDEGSVFLFYSDGLKDIVNSENKAFEERRILKVLQKVTDGSVAADAILNMAKKDTNEWRGQSGLIDDLSYFIVKHNPQSPTTH from the coding sequence ATGAGCTTTAGAATTAAACTTTTATTGGGGATGGTTTTGTTACCAACAATCTGCTTGTTGGTATTTCTTAGTCTTTCTGTCGTCACCTTTGTCGATGATAAAAAAGCCTTTGTTTACGAGTGGAATCAGCTTCAATCCCGTTATATTGCCAGCCAAATCGATCTGAACATCACGCGCATGAAAAATGATCCTCAAGAGGCATTGTTTGTCGCGCATGTGGATTCTTCCTTTAACAATGTCTTGGATGTGGCAGGTCGAGTTGAAAAAAGCCAAGCGACTCGTATTATAAAAACATACGCGGCAGCTATGTGTTCGGGACTTCGAAGTATCACTTGGATCGAGATCGAAGGCCGCATGGTCTATACTTATTGCCACAAGGTCAAAAATAACTACGAGCTTTTCGCCTTCGATCGCAGTCGTTTGGAAGTTTATTTCGCGGAACGCGGTATCAGTGAGAATATTCTGGTCGGGTATGATGGTTATGTGATCGCTGGACCTCCCGGATTTCCAATTGGTCGCGAGCTGAAATCGATTGTCGGTGACGGCGTTAATGAGATCTTTGATAATAACTTTGAAAAAGGTCGTATCGAAATCAAAGACAAGAGGGATAAGGAAACTTATCTGCTTAATTTCTATCGAATTCCCAATGAGTCATTGTTGATTGTTTCCTTAACGGCGCGTTCAGCACCTGAACGGGCTGCCTATTTCTTTGTATATAGAGGGATCATATTTGCCGGCGCATTAATGATTATCACGATCATGGCAGCCCTCTTTGCATCGGGTGCTTTGATTCGCTCGGTTGTCCGTTTAAGAAATGCCATGCAAAACTTTGGTGCAGGTCAAATGGATGTGCATCTTGAAACGGGCTCGAAAGATGAAGTGGGTCAGTTGGCGGGACTTTTCAATGATATGGTGACTCATATCAAGCAATTGATGAGCGTCCATGAAGAAAAAGCCCGTATCGATGCGGAAATGAATTTGGCTTCAGATCTGCAGCGAAAGTTTTTCCCATTAGATATTTACTCCAACAGTCGTTATCAGTTTGCAGGTTTTTATGAGCCCGCCAGCCAATGTGGTGGGGATTGGTGGACTTATGTTGAAACCGAGGACCAATTCGTCGTTGTCATTTGTGATGTGACGGGACATGGATTGCAGTCGGCATTGATCACCTCGGCCGCATGTGCGGTTGTCGCAAGTTTCAAAGATGATTTACAGAGTCCAAGCAAACTGATGGAAGCCATGAATCGCGCGGTGTTTGAAACGTCTCGCGGAGCTTTGAATATGACGTGTTTGATCGCGGCATTTAATAAGCGCGATAACAGGATGACTTATTGTAATGCCAGCCACGAACCAACATACTTCTGTACGCCTCGAGACGGAATGAAGCGCACCGATATTAATGTTTTTGAGTCGGTCAATGGACCTCGTTTGGGAGAGTCTTTGGATGCAACATTCACAGAGACTTCGATTTCCTTCGACGAGGGCAGTGTCTTCTTATTTTATTCCGATGGGCTTAAAGACATTGTGAATAGTGAAAACAAAGCTTTCGAGGAACGTCGTATCTTGAAAGTGCTGCAAAAAGTTACGGATGGGTCCGTTGCTGCAGATGCGATCTTGAATATGGCTAAGAAAGATACAAACGAGTGGCGTGGGCAGTCAGGCCTGATTGATGACTTGTCGTACTTTATCGTAAAACACAATCCTCAGAGCCCGACCACACATTAG